A segment of the Candidatus Zixiibacteriota bacterium genome:
ATTCCTGTCACATAGACGTTACCGTGTTTTCCTACTGCTATCGCCTTAGCTTCGTCTGTGTTATTCACGGCTCCATCGTACCTTCTCACCCAGGCAGTGTCTCCATTCGGTTTATATTCTATAGTCGCGTAATCCTCGGCTGTAACAGCCGCGATACTACCTCCTGTCACATAGATATTGCCAGCACCATCGAGAGCTATGGCGTTAGCCACATCATCGGAACTCCCCGGTCCATCGTATGTTCTTACCCAGTCAGTATCCCCGTTAGGTTTATATTTTATAGTGGCATAATCGTGGCGTCTTCCTGTGACCCAACTATATCCGGTCACATAGACATTGCCAGAATTATCGACTGCTATGCCGGTAGCCAGGTCCAGTGAATCACCAGGTCCGTTGTACCTTCTCACCCAGGCGGTGTCACCATTAGGTTTATACTTAATGGTAGCATAATCATAGTAGGTTCCACTGCCCATACTATATCCTGTTACATATACATTGCCGGAATCATCTACTGTTATGGCTTTAACCTCATCATTAGAGTTCCCTGGTCCGTTGTATCCTCTTACCCAGGCAGTATCTCCATTGGAATAGTACTTTATAGTGGCATAATTGAAGTTGGAGCCTACTCCATAAATTTCTCCCGCTACATAGACATTGCCAGAATTATCTACAGCTATGACATTTGTCTCACGTGCTGAATCTACCGGTCCGCTGTATCTTCTCACCCAGGAAGTATCTCCATTTGCATGGTATTTCACGGTGGCATAATCAAGAGTGGAGCCTGATCCTGGATAACTTTCTCCTGTTACATAAACATTGCCTGAATCATCAACTGCCAGGTCATAGGCACTACCAGGCGTATACCTTCTTACCCAGGCAGTATCTCCATTAGGATAATACTTTACGGTCGCATACTCATTCCCTGTCCCACTATAATCGTATCCGGTCACATAAACATTGCCTGAATTATCAACGGCTATGGCATAGGCGATATCATAGCCACTTTCAGGTCCATCGTATCTTTTAACCCAGGCAGTATCTCCATTGGGTTTATACTTTATAGTCGCATAGTCCCAGGATGTTTCGCTTCCAAGACTCCATCCGGTCACATAAACATTGCCTGAATTATCTGTGGCTATGGCACAAGCTAAATCAGAACCATTTGCAGGTCCATTGTATCTCCTCACCCAGGCAGTGTCAACCATCTGTGCAAATGCTGGAACGCTCACCAGAATTAAAACAACTAAGATTGATAGTTTTCTTAACATGTTCTTTCCCTCATAAGGTGAAGTGTTATTGTATCCACTCTGTTTACCCTCTTTCTTTTACCAAGTATGCTCATGCAATCGAATTTTTTTCAGGTTGACTACATACATACAAAGGTATTCTTACCTCAATTTCTAGCATCAACTGCAGGGCGCTTTTCCGCCTTTGAACAGATAGTTTACCATAGAGACCACATCTGCAACGGTTGGGTTCCCCGGCTGAACTGGTGGGTTCTGCTGGCAGAAGTTGCAATCACCTAAATCTACTGGATCCGGTGCTGGTCCCCCTTTGAACAGATAGTTGATCAGAAAAACTACGTCTGAAACAGTCTTTTTCCCGTCCTTATTCACATCTCCGTGCAGATAAGCAGGAACATCATAAACTACAGTATCTACCTCTCCAGGTCCCGGACAGGTCGCGCTGGCTATCACAACTCTCTCTTCGTTCCCATCCAGTTTCACAGCTAAGGTGTAATTGCCTGAGCCCCCTGGTTCAGCCACAACTCTGACCAGATACTCTCCCATTATCGGGTTCGGAATAACAACCCGGTCATCCTTATCCCCGTCATTATTGAGGTCTTGAGTTGTATCATAAAAAGCTCCCGGAATGGTATTGAAATTTATTCCAATGGAATCCAAAACCGGATCCGTCACTATCAGATCTACTGGCGAATAAGCCACAAAACGCAAGGTATCAGGCCTGGATTTAGGACTGTATCTGATGGTAGCATAATCATAAGATGTTCCACTCCCACGACTCCATCCGGTCACATAAACATTACCGTGCCGGCCTAATGACAAAGCACG
Coding sequences within it:
- a CDS encoding SBBP repeat-containing protein, producing the protein MLRKLSILVVLILVSVPAFAQMVDTAWVRRYNGPANGSDLACAIATDNSGNVYVTGWSLGSETSWDYATIKYKPNGDTAWVKRYDGPESGYDIAYAIAVDNSGNVYVTGYDYSGTGNEYATVKYYPNGDTAWVRRYTPGSAYDLAVDDSGNVYVTGESYPGSGSTLDYATVKYHANGDTSWVRRYSGPVDSARETNVIAVDNSGNVYVAGEIYGVGSNFNYATIKYYSNGDTAWVRGYNGPGNSNDEVKAITVDDSGNVYVTGYSMGSGTYYDYATIKYKPNGDTAWVRRYNGPGDSLDLATGIAVDNSGNVYVTGYSWVTGRRHDYATIKYKPNGDTDWVRTYDGPGSSDDVANAIALDGAGNIYVTGGSIAAVTAEDYATIEYKPNGDTAWVRRYDGAVNNTDEAKAIAVGKHGNVYVTGISAQNGIDFDYATIKYSPKSRPDTLRFMAYSPVDLIVTDPVLDSIGVNFNTIPGAFYDTTQDLNNDGDKDDRVVIPNPIMGEYMVRVVPEPGGSGNYTLAVKLDGNEDRVMVANATCPGPGQVDTVVYTIPQYLHGDANRDGKKSVSDVVFLINYLFKGGPAPDPVDLGDVNFCQQNPPVQPVQPTVADVVSMVNYLFKGGKAPCS